The Candidatus Margulisiibacteriota bacterium genome contains a region encoding:
- a CDS encoding beta-ketoacyl-ACP synthase III, with the protein MSNAKIIGTGSALPEKVLTNFDLSKIVDTSDEWIRTRTGIGERRVSDEKTSTSDLAMVAVEKALKASKTSPEELDLIIVGTSTHDTLFPSVGCIIQGKIGAKNAAAFDVSAACSGFNFAMTAASNFFKAGSSKKALVVGADTLAKYLDWSDRGTCVLFGDGAGAVVLSQAKAGEGILASALTSDGTGAPYLTMPGGGSRNPRPNDEKERCITMNGKEVFKFAVKAFENTLLSALGSAGLTHDKIDLLIPHQANIRIIDHAMKRFGMPKEKIFVNLEKYGNTSAASIPIALDEALKGGRIKKGDIIAVVGFGAGLTSGANIIKWEV; encoded by the coding sequence ATGAGCAACGCAAAGATAATAGGCACGGGATCGGCACTCCCTGAAAAGGTCCTGACCAACTTTGACCTGTCAAAGATAGTTGACACCTCGGACGAGTGGATAAGGACAAGGACCGGCATAGGGGAAAGAAGGGTATCGGACGAAAAAACCTCAACTTCGGACCTTGCCATGGTTGCGGTAGAAAAAGCCCTTAAGGCTTCCAAAACCTCCCCGGAGGAGCTCGACCTTATAATAGTAGGCACTTCCACACACGACACGCTGTTCCCTTCTGTCGGCTGCATCATTCAGGGCAAGATCGGAGCAAAGAACGCTGCTGCGTTTGATGTTTCGGCGGCCTGCTCCGGATTCAATTTTGCCATGACAGCCGCGTCCAATTTTTTTAAGGCCGGCAGCAGCAAAAAGGCTCTTGTCGTAGGCGCGGACACCCTGGCAAAATATCTGGATTGGAGCGACCGGGGCACCTGCGTTCTCTTTGGCGACGGAGCCGGAGCGGTGGTCCTTTCGCAGGCAAAAGCAGGAGAAGGCATACTTGCCAGCGCACTGACCTCTGACGGGACCGGAGCGCCTTATCTGACAATGCCGGGAGGAGGCAGCAGGAACCCCAGGCCAAATGACGAAAAAGAGCGCTGCATAACAATGAACGGCAAAGAAGTCTTTAAATTTGCTGTAAAAGCCTTCGAGAACACCCTTCTGAGCGCCCTTGGCTCAGCCGGCCTGACCCACGACAAGATCGATCTTTTGATCCCTCACCAGGCCAACATAAGGATCATAGACCACGCCATGAAAAGATTCGGGATGCCCAAAGAAAAGATCTTTGTCAATCTGGAAAAGTACGGCAACACTTCCGCGGCCTCTATCCCTATCGCCCTTGACGAAGCGCTCAAAGGCGGCAGGATAAAGAAAGGTGATATAATTGCGGTGGTCGGCTTTGGCGCCGGGCTTACATCGGGCGCCAATATTATTAAATGGGAGGTTTAG
- the plsX gene encoding phosphate acyltransferase PlsX has product MIRIALDAMGGDHAPAEIIRGALSASGSGDIQIVLVGNEKALKSIKKASTFEIVHASEVIGMHESPVSSVKQKKDSSINVALNLLKEKKVDAVISAGNTGALMASALFKLGRIEAVERPAIATVFPTMSGGKVLLLDMGANVDCKPKNLLQFAQMGSQYAGHVMHVKNPRIGLLNIGEETEKGNELTADTYPLLKESGLNFIGHIEGGDILTGKTDVVVCDGFIGNIILKFGESATSMVFKLIKKEVLRNPVSLLGASLLLPALLGIKKKIDYDEFGAALILGLNGIVFKAHGRAKAKAIKNAIKTCAESVRENIVESIGCGIK; this is encoded by the coding sequence TTGATACGTATCGCCCTTGACGCCATGGGCGGAGACCATGCCCCCGCTGAGATCATAAGAGGCGCGCTTTCGGCGTCCGGCAGCGGCGATATTCAGATAGTGCTTGTCGGCAACGAAAAAGCCCTGAAGAGCATCAAAAAAGCTTCGACCTTTGAGATAGTGCATGCTTCCGAGGTGATCGGAATGCATGAATCCCCGGTTTCCTCGGTTAAACAGAAAAAAGACTCCTCCATAAATGTGGCCCTCAACCTTCTTAAAGAAAAAAAAGTGGACGCCGTTATTTCTGCCGGAAACACCGGAGCCCTGATGGCCTCGGCCCTTTTTAAGCTTGGGCGCATAGAGGCCGTAGAGCGCCCCGCCATAGCAACGGTGTTCCCTACAATGAGCGGGGGCAAGGTCCTGCTGCTGGACATGGGGGCAAATGTGGACTGCAAGCCTAAGAACTTGCTGCAATTCGCCCAGATGGGCTCGCAGTATGCCGGGCATGTTATGCATGTAAAAAACCCGCGGATAGGCCTGCTTAACATAGGCGAAGAGACCGAAAAGGGCAATGAACTTACAGCAGATACTTATCCCCTGCTCAAGGAAAGCGGGCTCAACTTTATCGGCCACATAGAAGGCGGCGACATACTTACCGGAAAGACCGATGTTGTGGTCTGCGACGGCTTTATCGGCAATATAATCCTCAAGTTCGGGGAAAGCGCTACCTCCATGGTGTTCAAACTGATCAAGAAAGAAGTGCTGCGGAATCCGGTCTCCTTGCTGGGAGCATCCCTTTTGCTGCCCGCCCTTTTGGGCATAAAAAAGAAAATAGATTATGATGAGTTCGGCGCGGCCCTGATACTGGGACTTAACGGCATCGTTTTTAAAGCACACGGCAGGGCAAAGGCCAAGGCCATAAAGAACGCCATCAAAACCTGCGCGGAATCCGTAAGGGAAAATATTGTTGAAAGCATAGGCTGCGGCATAAAATGA
- the rpmF gene encoding 50S ribosomal protein L32, translated as MPVPKKRHSNTRTLRRRANWKVKPVNYGSCPECGSEVLSHTACSVCGKYKGRQVIAIKEKKPKKKEN; from the coding sequence ATGCCGGTCCCAAAAAAGCGGCACAGTAACACCAGAACGCTCAGAAGAAGGGCCAACTGGAAGGTAAAGCCGGTCAATTACGGGTCCTGTCCCGAGTGCGGCAGCGAAGTGCTTTCTCACACCGCGTGTTCGGTGTGCGGCAAGTACAAAGGGCGCCAGGTCATTGCGATCAAAGAAAAGAAGCCGAAAAAGAAGGAGAATTGA